AAGGGGGCTGTCGTCGAGTGCGAGCACCTGAAACACCATGACGATGGTCCACATGCCGGTGCCGAAGACTTCGATACCGACGGCCGCGAACAGCAGCCGGTAGTCGCGGGTAGCGAGAGGGCGCAGCGCCCGCAGCCGGTCGGGAGTCTCGCGGGTCATACGAGCGCCTCGCTTTCGGTCGTAGCTTCCAGTTGCAGTGCCGGCCAGCCTTCGACGTCGCGGAGAAGCTGCCGGTCGTGGGTGGATACGACAACAGCCGCTTGGGTGGCGTTGAGCGCGTCGGTCAGTTCGTCGACGAGCGCGATCGATAGGTGGTTGGTCGGTTCGTCGAGCAAGAGCACGTGCGGCTTGGTGGCGAGCACCAGGGCCAGCTCGAGGCGCCGTTGCTGGCCCATCGACAGCTCACCTATCCGCTTGCTCGATTCGCGGGCGCGCAGGAGCCCGAGCTGCGAGAGACCGACTGCCTCACGCGATGGAACGAGCGCGTCGACGTGGGCTGCGTAGAACTCGCTCGCGCGACGATCCAGCGGCAGCTCCGACTCTTGGCGCAGAAAAGCGAGCCGCACGTTCTGCGGGCGACGAACGGTGCCGGTGTCCGGGCGGAGGTCTCCCGCTGCGACGCTCAGCAGTGTGGACTTGCCGGCCCCGTTGGGTCCGGTCACTACGAGACGCCCGCGGTGTGACAAAGAGAACGCCGCCGGGCGCGTAAGCCTGCCGGTCACGGTCACGTCCTCCACGCTCAACAGCACCGCTCCGGTTCGGGTCGCAAGCTCCGGGAAGCGAAACACTTGCGGCGGCTCGGGAACAGTCACCGCGTGCGCTTCGAGTTGCTCCTGCCGGCGATGCACGCTCTGCACGAGCCCGCCCGCGCGCGTGGCCCGTCCGTGCTTGTTGGTTCCCTTCTCTGGTCGCCACCCCGAGACGAGTCGGTTCTGCGCCGAGCTGAGACTGTCCTGCAGCCGCGCGAGCTCGGTCTGCTGTCGCTCGAATTCGTGCTCCCACCGTTCGCGCTCGGCGCGCCGGCCCTCGCGGTAGCCGGCATAACCG
The genomic region above belongs to Microbacterium proteolyticum and contains:
- a CDS encoding ABC-F family ATP-binding cassette domain-containing protein; amino-acid sequence: MLSLNTPLSARHRAQLIASDVSVTRGATPVLSHVDLTVTATSRVAIVGENGRGKSTLLHVLSGALTPDSGVVQRLGTVGIAEQEMPTGGNRTVGQAVAEAIAQPLAAVAALDSAAVSLAAGVPGAEERYAAALEHAEVLDAWDAERRVQIALEALDAETEPSRRLDDLSVGQRYRVRLACLLGADDDFLLLDEPTNHLDRSGLEFLTTQLRSRNGGVVVVTHDRALLSDVAETIVDLDPTPDDRVRVYGNGYAGYREGRRAERERWEHEFERQQTELARLQDSLSSAQNRLVSGWRPEKGTNKHGRATRAGGLVQSVHRRQEQLEAHAVTVPEPPQVFRFPELATRTGAVLLSVEDVTVTGRLTRPAAFSLSHRGRLVVTGPNGAGKSTLLSVAAGDLRPDTGTVRRPQNVRLAFLRQESELPLDRRASEFYAAHVDALVPSREAVGLSQLGLLRARESSKRIGELSMGQQRRLELALVLATKPHVLLLDEPTNHLSIALVDELTDALNATQAAVVVSTHDRQLLRDVEGWPALQLEATTESEALV